Proteins from a genomic interval of Treponema brennaborense DSM 12168:
- a CDS encoding ParB N-terminal domain-containing protein, translating to MKFFNKKISTSFETAKQNFQNKFDSERIQIVEISKLKFDKDFKELFMQEPEKVERIAQDMKERGFDKSQPIIATKDGSILDGNSRFIAANQIGIKYVPVVYKVFADKNEAMKYELHLQLDRRNLTDAEVFTMFKKLEEMKQEAKSEGKSTEDFTDAKLAEQLKKSERQVQKMRELSKKADEETLDKVSSGELTINQAYSEVKKAEHPKENKNNEKLSINKSEFFKGVKFALDELSKGKSAEEILAEL from the coding sequence ATGAAATTTTTTAATAAAAAAATTAGCACTTCATTCGAAACTGCTAAACAGAATTTTCAGAACAAGTTTGATTCTGAAAGAATACAAATAGTTGAAATCTCAAAACTTAAGTTTGATAAAGATTTCAAGGAGTTATTTATGCAGGAGCCTGAAAAGGTAGAACGCATTGCGCAGGATATGAAAGAGCGTGGATTCGATAAATCCCAGCCAATTATTGCGACGAAGGATGGTTCCATCTTGGACGGAAATTCCAGGTTCATAGCAGCAAATCAGATTGGAATAAAATATGTTCCTGTTGTTTATAAAGTTTTTGCAGATAAGAACGAAGCTATGAAGTATGAACTTCATTTACAACTTGATCGCAGAAATCTTACCGATGCAGAAGTTTTTACCATGTTCAAAAAACTTGAAGAAATGAAGCAAGAAGCAAAATCAGAAGGTAAATCTACAGAAGATTTTACTGATGCAAAACTTGCCGAACAACTGAAAAAGTCTGAACGTCAGGTTCAGAAAATGCGTGAACTTTCAAAAAAAGCTGACGAAGAAACTTTAGATAAAGTTTCTTCTGGAGAACTCACAATCAATCAGGCATATTCGGAAGTAAAAAAAGCAGAACATCCAAAAGAAAACAAAAACAATGAAAAACTTTCTATAAATAAGTCTGAGTTTTTTAAAGGTGTAAAGTTTGCTTTAGATGAACTTTCAAAGGGTAAATCCGCAGAAGAAATTCTTGCGGAATTATAA
- a CDS encoding ATP-binding protein: protein MNKINKLNPISFFGTLEPDPEIDAWVKQREKELAEQAEKEAAYQTQKRVESSGVPRRYWHVDFDTYIPKKEKDSINLETIKKFANLKKNDKVLILLGSKGLGKTHLGSAIIRNCGGKFISIEEFIFKYESAQDFHAKTNREELMESYSSTKMLVIDEIGRSIQQEKENALLNYILRRRYENMLPTVLISNLSKADLLKKLGEAVLDRLRETCISLEFEGESYRTSIRDVNL, encoded by the coding sequence GTGAACAAAATTAATAAATTAAATCCTATTTCATTTTTTGGCACTCTAGAACCAGATCCAGAAATAGATGCATGGGTAAAGCAACGTGAAAAAGAACTTGCAGAGCAGGCCGAAAAAGAAGCTGCTTATCAGACGCAAAAAAGAGTTGAATCAAGCGGAGTTCCTCGACGGTACTGGCATGTAGATTTTGACACTTACATTCCCAAGAAAGAGAAAGATTCTATAAATCTTGAAACTATCAAAAAATTTGCGAATCTAAAAAAGAATGACAAAGTACTTATTCTGCTTGGTTCGAAAGGTCTTGGTAAAACACACCTTGGTTCAGCGATAATTCGCAATTGTGGTGGTAAGTTCATATCTATAGAAGAATTTATCTTCAAGTATGAATCAGCTCAGGATTTTCACGCTAAGACAAACCGCGAGGAATTAATGGAATCATATTCCAGTACAAAGATGCTGGTTATTGATGAGATTGGGCGTTCGATACAGCAGGAGAAGGAAAATGCTCTTCTGAACTACATTCTTCGCCGTCGTTATGAGAACATGCTTCCAACGGTTCTGATCTCGAATCTTTCAAAAGCAGATCTATTAAAGAAGCTTGGGGAAGCTGTCTTAGATCGCCTTCGAGAAACCTGTATAAGTTTGGAATTCGAAGGTGAAAGTTACAGAACATCCATTAGAGATGTAAATCTGTAA
- a CDS encoding helix-turn-helix domain-containing protein — protein MEIEGGNGKKQIRFIIVPDFIIDDLNIPDGEKLLFGEIASNSLEKGFCWFSNKHLMERFHIGERTASRWVNDLRKKGYITIKIVKRKGSEEVDERQIKVDTTKPILAEYMNWYRQKRQQGIANNGNTPPVKNGAVNNKELNIKDVIDLKDISNVLLSPEEYQSLINEFGKQKFETGIVDYSNWKRRVNAHPKSDFDSLKKWLSKVQAKYKAKVSSIKESGADKVTEEMLADLPF, from the coding sequence ATGGAAATAGAAGGCGGTAATGGAAAGAAACAGATACGCTTTATTATTGTGCCAGATTTCATCATTGATGACTTAAATATTCCAGATGGTGAAAAACTGTTATTCGGTGAAATAGCATCTAATTCCCTGGAAAAAGGCTTTTGTTGGTTTTCTAACAAGCATCTGATGGAACGTTTTCATATTGGAGAACGAACTGCTTCGAGATGGGTTAATGACCTAAGAAAGAAAGGTTATATCACAATTAAGATTGTAAAAAGAAAAGGCTCAGAAGAAGTAGATGAAAGACAGATAAAAGTTGATACAACAAAACCTATTCTGGCTGAATATATGAACTGGTATCGCCAAAAACGGCAGCAAGGTATAGCCAATAATGGCAATACCCCTCCTGTCAAAAATGGCGCAGTTAATAATAAAGAGTTGAATATTAAAGATGTAATAGATTTAAAAGACATATCTAATGTTCTTTTAAGTCCAGAGGAATATCAAAGCCTTATTAATGAGTTTGGGAAACAAAAGTTTGAAACAGGCATTGTAGATTATTCAAACTGGAAACGAAGAGTTAATGCACATCCAAAATCAGACTTTGATTCATTAAAAAAATGGCTCAGTAAAGTACAGGCCAAATACAAAGCTAAAGTTAGTTCTATAAAAGAAAGCGGAGCTGATAAAGTGACCGAGGAAATGCTTGCTGACTTGCCATTCTGA
- a CDS encoding helix-turn-helix domain-containing protein, translating to MKTSSYCITEFPEKTLFTRQETAQILGIGLSTLDSLISYSELPRTVIHKRVLVHRRDLERYIEANRVTSQGGAK from the coding sequence ATGAAAACCTCTAGTTATTGTATTACAGAGTTTCCTGAAAAAACTCTCTTTACTCGCCAGGAGACAGCCCAGATATTAGGAATTGGGTTGTCCACTTTGGATTCTCTCATCTCTTATTCAGAATTACCGCGCACGGTAATACATAAACGTGTGCTCGTACATCGACGAGACCTTGAACGCTACATTGAGGCAAATCGCGTTACATCTCAGGGAGGTGCAAAATGA
- a CDS encoding RNA-binding domain-containing protein, whose protein sequence is MLKYIIIELKGNIMRTIPVKEDLFTEFKSDTKEKNGLPDSELIEAVVGMANAEGGIIYVGVEDDGEITGLTKQHKDAIGVMALIANSTVPSISTRAEVLTEEKTDVLQIEVPKARTVTATSSGKTLRRRLKFDGSPEAVPLFPYEIPSRLSELSLLDFSAQPVEGSTEEDLDILEFEHLRSIIKNNPGSDKSLLELNKENFYKALHFVVEENGKTIPTVTGLLFLGKTESLKRLMPTYRASFQVLSGTNVKINETSNEPVGKVFERFSTYFTAWNPEKEMEYGLFRIPVPEFTLAAFREGLLNAFGHRDYTQLGQVRVLIDNEGMTISSQGGFIEGVNAENLISVEPHGRNPCLSDVLKRTGMVEKTGRGIDRIFEGSILYGRPWPDYSESTSSIVKLFVPRANPDMQFTKMIADEQNRRDRPLSINALLILSTIRNERRVTIERLSEVVHLNKARTISTIENLVEAGLVEATRNGTNRSYILSAKVYKQNNESAKYVRQTDIDAVRYPELIIKLAKQQDGIITKENVMDLLKLSSDQAYLQIRKLLAEGKLVPNQKGKYANYKLKD, encoded by the coding sequence GTGTTAAAATATATTATAATCGAATTAAAAGGGAATATTATGAGAACAATACCTGTAAAAGAAGACCTTTTTACTGAGTTTAAATCAGATACAAAGGAAAAAAATGGATTACCAGACTCTGAATTAATTGAAGCTGTAGTTGGAATGGCAAATGCCGAAGGCGGTATAATTTATGTTGGAGTTGAAGATGATGGTGAAATAACCGGACTTACAAAGCAGCATAAAGATGCTATTGGTGTAATGGCTTTAATTGCAAACAGCACGGTTCCGTCAATTTCAACAAGAGCTGAAGTTTTAACTGAAGAAAAGACAGATGTTCTACAAATAGAAGTTCCAAAAGCAAGAACAGTTACCGCAACTTCCAGCGGAAAAACCTTACGACGCAGATTAAAATTTGATGGTTCTCCAGAAGCAGTTCCTTTGTTCCCATACGAAATTCCAAGCCGATTATCAGAATTAAGTCTACTTGATTTTTCTGCACAGCCAGTAGAAGGATCAACAGAAGAAGATTTAGATATTCTAGAATTCGAGCATCTAAGAAGTATTATTAAAAATAACCCTGGAAGTGATAAGTCCTTGCTTGAATTGAATAAGGAAAACTTTTACAAAGCTCTTCACTTTGTTGTAGAAGAAAATGGAAAAACAATACCAACTGTAACAGGATTACTTTTCCTTGGAAAAACAGAAAGCTTAAAACGTTTGATGCCAACTTATAGAGCATCATTTCAAGTTTTATCTGGAACCAATGTAAAAATAAACGAAACTTCAAACGAACCAGTAGGCAAAGTTTTTGAAAGATTTTCCACATACTTTACAGCCTGGAATCCAGAGAAAGAAATGGAGTATGGTCTTTTCAGAATTCCTGTTCCAGAGTTCACTCTTGCCGCTTTCCGTGAAGGTTTATTAAATGCTTTTGGTCATCGAGATTATACTCAGCTTGGTCAAGTTCGTGTTCTTATTGATAATGAAGGAATGACGATTTCAAGTCAGGGCGGATTTATCGAAGGAGTAAATGCAGAAAACCTTATTTCTGTTGAACCCCATGGTAGAAACCCTTGTTTATCGGATGTATTAAAACGTACTGGTATGGTTGAAAAAACTGGTCGCGGAATCGATAGAATTTTCGAAGGCTCTATTCTTTATGGTCGCCCTTGGCCTGATTATTCAGAAAGCACATCATCAATTGTTAAGCTTTTTGTACCACGAGCTAATCCGGATATGCAGTTTACAAAAATGATTGCTGATGAACAGAATAGAAGAGACCGCCCTCTTTCAATAAACGCATTATTGATTCTCTCTACAATCCGCAATGAACGCAGAGTGACGATAGAAAGACTAAGCGAAGTTGTTCATCTTAATAAAGCCCGCACCATCTCTACAATTGAAAACCTGGTAGAAGCTGGGCTTGTAGAAGCAACCAGGAATGGAACCAATCGTTCTTATATTCTGAGTGCGAAAGTTTATAAACAGAATAACGAAAGTGCAAAATATGTTCGACAAACTGATATAGATGCAGTTCGCTATCCTGAACTTATAATTAAACTTGCAAAGCAACAGGATGGAATAATCACAAAAGAGAATGTAATGGATTTACTAAAGCTTTCAAGCGATCAGGCTTATTTGCAAATTAGGAAGTTACTTGCAGAAGGTAAACTTGTTCCTAACCAAAAAGGAAAGTATGCAAATTATAAACTAAAAGATTAG
- a CDS encoding ParB/RepB/Spo0J family partition protein has translation MKLFGNSTKKANDKDNAKIKMVEVSQLRFDRDFKNVFQQENDKVTEIANDMRVNGFDKSRPIIVTDTYIIVDGHSRFKAAKKAGLEKVPVIIKKFESRDETIEYEYKMQLNSRRLTDGEYFAAFLKLDEIRKSNPNAQGSSDEAIGRQLNKSARQICKMREIAKKADASLLEKIQNGSVSINKAHEMIKAVEARKKAGEVVVPTETVSNTGKGINSDSFKLGVLFVLSELEKGRKKGQILKDKRIAKLELGELNLSEEDAVRISQRFGIV, from the coding sequence ATGAAATTATTTGGAAATTCTACAAAAAAGGCAAACGATAAAGACAATGCAAAGATTAAGATGGTGGAAGTTTCACAACTTCGGTTTGACAGAGACTTCAAGAATGTTTTCCAGCAAGAGAATGACAAGGTAACCGAAATTGCTAACGATATGAGGGTGAATGGCTTTGATAAATCTCGCCCTATTATTGTAACTGATACTTATATCATTGTTGATGGACATTCGAGATTCAAGGCAGCAAAAAAAGCTGGACTTGAGAAAGTACCTGTAATTATCAAGAAATTTGAATCGCGAGATGAAACAATTGAATACGAATATAAAATGCAGCTTAATTCCCGCCGACTAACAGATGGCGAATATTTTGCTGCATTTTTGAAACTCGATGAAATTAGAAAATCAAATCCTAATGCGCAAGGATCTTCTGATGAAGCAATTGGTCGACAACTTAATAAATCTGCACGTCAGATTTGTAAGATGAGAGAGATTGCAAAGAAAGCTGATGCTTCGCTTCTGGAAAAGATTCAGAACGGTTCTGTCTCAATAAATAAGGCACATGAAATGATTAAGGCGGTGGAAGCTCGCAAGAAAGCCGGAGAAGTTGTAGTACCAACCGAAACCGTATCCAACACTGGTAAAGGTATCAATTCTGACTCTTTCAAGCTCGGAGTTCTTTTCGTTCTATCAGAACTAGAAAAAGGTCGGAAGAAAGGTCAGATTCTTAAAGACAAGCGGATTGCGAAACTTGAACTTGGAGAACTTAATCTTTCAGAGGAAGATGCAGTTCGTATTTCACAGAGGTTTGGAATTGTGTAA
- a CDS encoding tyrosine-type recombinase/integrase, with protein MAKPYLIFKAHTGIYYAQIRLADGTLSNNKSTGCRNRTEAERTVMQWIVTGNIPVRVNSKDSKVQSIDKIRLFNDLRSADFDSDDINTIIKILTERNYLYSAVPKTSKGSIPIEDFLENFWDYDKSPYVREKLGKKQSIHRQYCATLLSRTRLYWIPRLAGKCVAEITRKDVDAFFSSDEAQKLAPKTVNSIIETITIPLKWAYYNELTQNNCFDGIIKCSNISKKRKILDMETATKLMELDWDNDEAKIANELAMHTGMRAGEIQALTVDDLGEDEIYVRRSWSKYDGLKCCKNGEERSVPIPISHQLYLKLKMLAEFNPHDNGFIFYSTVPDKPMDSKQFNKYLKRALKDIGFENPEDICFHSWRHFFCSRMLDYVQDKRYIMALSGHKTEAMLNHYAAHLEDEKVVNLARSVMKKVFIEQNEDEETINMLNQKLEELNKASA; from the coding sequence ATGGCTAAGCCCTATTTAATTTTTAAAGCCCATACTGGGATTTATTACGCTCAAATCCGTCTTGCAGATGGAACCCTCTCCAACAACAAATCAACTGGTTGCAGAAACCGTACAGAAGCAGAACGTACTGTTATGCAATGGATTGTTACAGGCAATATTCCTGTTCGTGTTAATTCAAAAGACAGCAAAGTTCAGAGCATCGATAAAATCAGATTGTTCAATGATTTGCGTAGTGCTGATTTTGACAGTGATGATATTAACACCATCATCAAAATTCTCACAGAAAGAAATTATCTCTACTCTGCTGTTCCAAAAACTTCTAAAGGCAGTATTCCGATTGAAGATTTTCTTGAAAACTTCTGGGATTATGATAAGTCTCCATATGTCAGAGAGAAGCTTGGAAAGAAGCAGTCTATCCATCGTCAGTATTGCGCTACCCTTTTAAGCAGAACTCGCCTTTATTGGATTCCTCGTCTTGCAGGAAAATGTGTTGCAGAAATTACAAGAAAAGATGTTGATGCATTTTTCTCAAGTGATGAAGCACAAAAACTTGCTCCAAAAACAGTAAACTCAATTATCGAAACGATCACAATTCCACTCAAATGGGCATATTACAATGAACTCACTCAGAACAATTGTTTTGATGGAATCATTAAATGTTCAAATATCAGTAAAAAACGAAAGATTCTTGATATGGAAACTGCAACAAAACTGATGGAACTTGATTGGGATAACGACGAAGCAAAAATCGCAAATGAACTTGCCATGCACACAGGAATGAGAGCCGGAGAAATCCAAGCTCTTACTGTTGATGATCTTGGCGAAGATGAGATTTATGTTCGCCGCAGTTGGTCAAAATATGACGGTCTTAAATGCTGTAAAAATGGAGAAGAACGTTCTGTTCCAATTCCTATTTCTCACCAGCTTTATTTGAAGCTCAAAATGCTTGCAGAATTTAATCCTCATGATAATGGATTTATCTTCTACAGCACAGTTCCAGACAAGCCAATGGACAGTAAACAGTTCAATAAATATTTGAAACGTGCATTGAAAGATATTGGATTTGAAAATCCTGAAGATATCTGTTTTCATTCATGGCGGCATTTCTTCTGTTCAAGAATGTTGGATTATGTTCAGGACAAGCGATATATTATGGCTCTCTCTGGTCATAAGACAGAAGCAATGCTTAATCACTACGCGGCACATCTTGAAGATGAAAAAGTTGTTAATCTAGCTCGCAGTGTTATGAAGAAAGTCTTTATCGAACAGAATGAAGATGAAGAAACAATCAACATGCTGAATCAGAAACTTGAAGAGTTGAATAAAGCTAGTGCTTAG
- a CDS encoding tyrosine-type recombinase/integrase translates to MLTGLRIGEILAFTPKDLGVNKIYVQHSFAVRDGLKCPKNGETRIVPAPSELLEQLRKQGQTNPYGQGENDFIFWSTTNPNKPFDNKTRG, encoded by the coding sequence ATGCTAACTGGTTTACGTATAGGAGAAATACTAGCTTTTACTCCTAAAGACTTAGGCGTAAATAAAATATACGTGCAACATAGCTTTGCTGTTAGAGACGGTCTTAAGTGTCCTAAAAATGGAGAAACTCGAATTGTTCCAGCACCGTCAGAGTTACTGGAACAACTAAGAAAACAAGGACAAACTAATCCTTATGGTCAAGGTGAAAACGATTTTATCTTTTGGAGTACTACAAATCCAAATAAACCTTTTGACAATAAAACCAGGGGATAG
- a CDS encoding helicase-related protein, with the protein MASKFITNTNGEKSLSERIQGLTKSSSKLDFLVGYFFFSGFCEIYKEIADKPLRILIGMDAEVDLNNCIYEYTTELGNKKNTDSKLTIRNKYFESLKKAINKADNLDTKEVEDSYRLFVEKLDNGTLEVKKTKDPNHAKMYLFYIPAEKTTSGEDESKLIIGSSNFSLQGLKARNEVNVFLQEEADFTDAKKIFETLWNEAIPLVNVDNKDEFKENVLSHTWLEALPTPYLMYIRVLYEYFKVSKDYIKTPKELTSDGMTEFFDVSYQVDAIRDGVAKIKKHSGVIVADVVGLGKSIIASAIAANLDCKTVIVCPPHLRTQWEDYASDFKLRGCKVYTAGKLEEAVMQNKNAQDLVVIIDEAHRYRNENTVDYGFLHQLCAGNKVILLSATPFNNCPEDIFSLIKLFQIPAHPTIQTVNDLGNQMEQLVIEYKKLKKDHRNKKANEAQFNKESNALAEKIREILDPVIIRRTRVDLEKLDKYKSDLDSQNIKFSDVQPPSSQNYELGELSPLYIKTLNNLTGAMEDTSDDEDDENEESKITFKQKNNSQFGFYGARYKPLTYLKKDTKDKNKIDKKLINKYKVYFDDVENFASGQRNMAEFMKQLLVRRFESSKYSFIKTLENINKSMLTLKRWYTELHRIPMIKKVKLPDIDEILELLDDTTDSLFSEDDILQSTLSKENEKGVWYIDSEDLSPDFEKELNSDIALITSFINDWKATKEDPKLNSIIKTIQSSVKKEHNRKIIIFTEFSDTADYLQEMFAKEKIRSMMYSSKVASKSGRETIRYSFDAGCPANLQVDDYDVLIATDAISEGFSLHRAGTIYNYDIPYNPTRVIQRVGRINRVNKKMFDKLYIYNFFPTATGEEISHTAEISTFKMKLFQAILGADTKILTTDETIDGYLGAKFAEAENEANSISWDVPFRNELNTLEKEKSPLLEMAKELPQRCRLARKNVNCTNAKEDLLNKELFEDIKEKGVLLFSKKGDSYRFCFTSLDSSTVLTSPEQALTLFRATEKDEGTKVTDAFYSLYERAKVESGHVKTTRQKSKTIQEALIKINSLLRTVTNENQKEYLEAIRNVISWDSIPSFYMKKIAKMKEAGEETITNLKTIISDKYLETILEKDNRIDSEPETILLSEELQ; encoded by the coding sequence ATGGCATCAAAATTTATTACAAATACAAATGGCGAAAAATCACTTTCTGAACGTATACAGGGACTTACAAAAAGTAGTTCAAAACTTGATTTCCTTGTGGGATATTTCTTCTTCTCTGGTTTTTGTGAAATATATAAAGAAATTGCAGATAAGCCGTTACGTATTTTAATTGGAATGGATGCCGAAGTTGATTTAAATAATTGTATTTACGAATACACAACTGAATTAGGAAATAAGAAAAATACTGATTCAAAACTTACAATTAGAAATAAGTATTTTGAAAGCTTAAAAAAGGCAATTAACAAAGCAGACAATCTAGATACAAAAGAAGTGGAAGACTCTTACAGGCTGTTTGTTGAAAAACTAGATAACGGTACTTTGGAAGTAAAAAAAACAAAAGACCCAAATCATGCAAAAATGTATTTGTTTTACATTCCGGCAGAAAAAACAACATCTGGTGAGGATGAAAGCAAACTGATTATAGGCTCAAGTAATTTTTCTTTGCAAGGATTAAAAGCCCGTAATGAAGTAAATGTTTTTTTACAAGAAGAAGCAGATTTTACAGATGCAAAAAAAATATTTGAAACACTTTGGAATGAAGCTATTCCATTAGTTAATGTAGATAATAAAGATGAGTTTAAAGAAAATGTTTTATCCCACACTTGGCTTGAAGCACTCCCAACTCCATACTTAATGTACATCAGAGTTTTGTATGAATATTTCAAAGTTAGCAAAGATTATATAAAAACACCAAAAGAGCTTACTTCAGACGGCATGACAGAATTTTTTGATGTATCGTATCAAGTTGATGCTATTCGTGACGGTGTAGCAAAAATTAAAAAACACTCTGGGGTTATTGTTGCAGACGTTGTAGGTTTAGGTAAATCAATTATTGCGTCTGCCATTGCTGCAAACTTAGACTGTAAAACTGTAATTGTTTGCCCACCTCATTTAAGAACACAATGGGAAGATTATGCTTCAGATTTTAAGCTACGAGGATGCAAAGTTTACACTGCAGGAAAACTTGAAGAAGCTGTAATGCAAAATAAAAACGCTCAAGACCTTGTTGTAATAATTGATGAAGCTCACCGTTACCGAAATGAAAACACAGTTGATTATGGATTTTTACACCAATTATGTGCAGGTAACAAAGTAATTTTACTTTCTGCAACTCCATTTAATAACTGCCCCGAAGATATTTTTTCCTTAATAAAACTGTTCCAAATTCCAGCTCATCCTACAATTCAAACTGTAAATGATTTAGGAAATCAAATGGAACAACTTGTTATAGAATACAAAAAATTAAAAAAAGACCATCGCAATAAAAAAGCTAATGAAGCTCAGTTTAACAAAGAATCAAATGCATTAGCAGAAAAAATACGCGAAATTCTTGACCCTGTAATTATACGCCGAACTAGAGTTGACCTAGAAAAGCTTGATAAATACAAAAGTGATTTAGACTCACAAAATATTAAATTTTCTGACGTTCAGCCACCTAGCTCGCAAAATTATGAACTTGGCGAGCTATCACCTTTGTACATAAAAACCTTAAATAATTTAACTGGTGCAATGGAAGATACGAGCGACGATGAAGATGACGAAAATGAAGAATCTAAGATAACTTTTAAACAAAAAAACAATTCTCAATTTGGATTTTACGGTGCACGTTACAAACCATTAACGTATCTAAAAAAAGACACAAAAGATAAAAACAAGATTGATAAAAAGCTTATCAACAAATATAAAGTTTATTTTGATGATGTAGAAAACTTTGCTTCTGGTCAACGTAATATGGCAGAGTTTATGAAACAGTTGCTTGTACGCCGTTTTGAAAGTTCAAAGTATAGTTTTATAAAAACGCTTGAGAATATCAATAAATCTATGCTTACTCTAAAACGTTGGTATACAGAACTCCATAGAATTCCTATGATAAAAAAAGTTAAATTACCTGACATTGATGAAATTCTAGAATTACTAGATGACACTACAGATAGCCTTTTTAGCGAAGATGATATTTTGCAATCAACCCTTTCTAAAGAAAATGAAAAGGGTGTTTGGTACATTGATTCAGAAGACCTTTCTCCTGATTTTGAAAAAGAGCTTAATTCAGATATAGCTCTTATTACAAGTTTTATAAACGACTGGAAAGCTACAAAAGAAGATCCAAAACTTAATAGCATTATTAAAACAATTCAATCATCTGTAAAAAAAGAACATAATCGTAAAATCATCATCTTTACAGAGTTTTCAGATACTGCCGATTATTTGCAGGAAATGTTTGCAAAAGAAAAAATCCGCTCAATGATGTATTCCTCTAAAGTTGCAAGTAAAAGCGGCAGAGAAACTATCCGTTACAGTTTTGATGCTGGCTGTCCAGCAAATTTGCAAGTAGACGATTACGATGTACTTATTGCAACAGATGCAATTTCTGAAGGATTCAGTTTGCATAGAGCAGGCACAATTTACAATTATGACATTCCTTATAACCCAACACGTGTAATTCAAAGAGTTGGACGAATTAACCGTGTAAACAAAAAAATGTTTGATAAACTTTATATCTATAACTTTTTCCCTACTGCAACAGGTGAAGAAATAAGCCATACTGCAGAAATTTCTACATTTAAAATGAAGCTGTTTCAAGCAATTCTTGGAGCAGACACAAAGATTCTTACCACTGATGAAACAATTGACGGTTATTTAGGAGCAAAGTTTGCAGAAGCAGAAAATGAAGCAAACTCTATTTCTTGGGACGTTCCATTTAGAAACGAACTAAATACTTTAGAAAAAGAAAAAAGTCCTTTACTCGAAATGGCAAAAGAATTACCACAAAGGTGTCGTCTTGCCCGTAAAAACGTGAACTGCACAAATGCAAAAGAAGATTTATTAAATAAAGAACTTTTTGAAGATATAAAAGAAAAAGGTGTTTTACTTTTTTCTAAAAAAGGTGATTCTTACAGATTCTGCTTTACTTCTCTTGACAGCTCTACAGTTTTAACATCTCCAGAGCAAGCATTAACGCTATTTAGGGCAACAGAAAAAGACGAAGGTACAAAAGTAACAGATGCCTTCTATTCACTTTACGAAAGAGCAAAAGTCGAAAGCGGGCACGTAAAAACGACAAGACAAAAAAGTAAAACTATACAAGAGGCTCTAATTAAGATTAATAGTTTGCTACGTACTGTAACAAATGAAAATCAAAAAGAATACTTGGAAGCCATCCGAAATGTGATTAGTTGGGACAGTATTCCGTCTTTTTACATGAAGAAAATTGCAAAGATGAAAGAAGCTGGAGAAGAAACTATAACAAACTTAAAAACAATTATATCAGATAAATATCTTGAAACAATTTTAGAAAAAGACAACAGAATAGATTCTGAACCAGAAACAATACTTTTATCAGAAGAGTTACAATAA